Proteins from a single region of Ischnura elegans chromosome 2, ioIscEleg1.1, whole genome shotgun sequence:
- the LOC124174056 gene encoding putative nuclease HARBI1 produces MDAAFARYVMEEPYIYVGRMHLRDRQNPIEFYSEAEFLQRYRFSKRTVSDVLLPYVRSERLSNRGLPIPDILKLLIALRFYATGSFQLVCGDLAGVTQGTVSKIIKSISNDLVAVLPRYMKLPSSDEDTARCKRSFYEKAQFPGVVGCIDCTHVPIVSPGGEFGELYRNRKGWFSLNVQVVAGPNMEIMDIVCRWQGSAHDARIFHNSRLKMKFETNEVKGILLGDSGYPLLPYLFTPVLRPESASERRYNISHIRTRCTVERTFGVWKRRFPCLSMKLRVKLFTAQKVILACAVLHNVAMQNHDPMPDRMPAMPRLEVPVQRLQPVHGRPNAIRAAFIERHFGEEVNVLEPQNVA; encoded by the exons ATGGACGCAGCATTTGCAAGGTACGTGATGGAAGAGCCGTATATTTATGTTGGAAGAATGCACCTAAGGGATAGGCAGAATCCCATTGAGTTTTATTCAGAAGCGGAATTCCTCCAGAGGTATCGCTTCTCAAAGAGAACGGTATCAGACGTCTTATTACCTTACGTGAGGAGTGAGCGTTTAAGCAACCGTGGTTTGCCGATTCCGGATATTTTGAAGCTGCTAATTGCCTTGAGGTTTTACGCCACCGGGTCATTCCAG TTAGTTTGCGGCGATCTGGCCGGGGTTACTCAGGGGACGGTGTCCAAAATTATTAAG AGCATCAGTAATGACCTGGTGGCAGTATTACCTCGGTACATGAAGTTGCCAAGTTCAGATGAAGATACTGCTCGATGCAAGAGATCTTTTTACGAAAAAGCTCAATTTCCTGGAGTGGTGGGTTGTATCGACTGCACCCATGTTCCGATTGTGAGTCCGGGGGGGGAGTTTGGCGAGTTGTACAGAAACCGGAAGGGGTGGTTTTCCCTAAATGTGCag GTCGTTGCCGGTCCAAATATGGAAATAATGGATATAGTTTGCAGATGGCAAGGTTCAGCTCATGATGCTAGAATTTTCCACAATAGTCGCCTTAAGATGAAATTTGAGACCAATGAGGTGAAGGGCATCCTTCTCGGAGATAGTGGGTATCCTCTATTGCCATATCTTTTCACACCAGTTTTAAGACCAGAGTCTGCTTCTGAGAGGAG GTACAACATCTCCCACATTAGGACAAGGTGCACCGTGGAGCGTACATTTGGGGTGTGGAAACGTAGATTTCCATGCCTCAGTATGAAGCTCCGCGTGAAGTTATTTACTGCACAGAAGGTCATTTTGGCTTGTGCAGTTCTTCACAATGTGGCTATGCAGAATCATGATCCTATGCCTGATCGTATGCCAGCTATGCCCAGGTTGGAAGTCCCTGTACAAAGACTCCAACCTGTTCACGGTCGCCCAAATGCCATCCGGGCGGCATTCATAGAGAGGCATTTTGGTGAAGAG gtCAATGTTCTTGAACCTCAGAACGTGGCATAG